Proteins found in one Homalodisca vitripennis isolate AUS2020 chromosome 4, UT_GWSS_2.1, whole genome shotgun sequence genomic segment:
- the LOC124361465 gene encoding uncharacterized protein LOC124361465, whose amino-acid sequence MNWALLVLTVLARRCLCAYQQYEHQQQSTGYRGPPVLPVILPGGFIADTEEVARAKDLHFNAFAHAASSVKDTRYNAAEDVNARYTQPVRQQLYTPQQSYSQPQRQQDYNVPQQYTGPSRSTYPEKNTQVINYQQPAYSSQPRYQGPPVIPVILPNGYIAETADVEAAKEQHFQLVAKAQAAVARAQERASSKKYGYSGTYTREDDGGQDYEEPEQNYNQVYRPAPQAPLFSPPRKPYQGPPVVPVVLPSGHIADTAEVAAAKISHLQQLLDAAQKSQPQQRYHTSV is encoded by the exons ATGAACTGG GCGCTGTTGGTGTTGACTGTGTTGGCAAGGCGATGCCTCTGCGCCTATCAGCAGTATGAGCATCAGCAACAGTCTACAGGGTACCGGGGGCCGCCGGTTCTGCCGGTCATTCTGCCGGGAGGCTTCATTGCGGACACTGAAGAGGTAGCCAGGGCCAAGGACCTCCACTTCAACGCGTTCGCCCATGCCGCCAGCTCAGTCAAGGACACGAGATATAACGCTGCTGAAGACGTCAATGCTCGGTACACGCAACCTGTGCGTCAACAGCTTTACACGCCTCAGCAGAGCTACAGCCAGCCGCAGAGACAGCAAGACTACAACGTTCCTCAGCAGTATACCGGGCCTTCGAGGTCGACATATCCAGAGAAGAATACACAAGTAATCAATTACCAGCAGCCTGCCTACTCCTCACAGCCGAGGTATCAAGGTCCTCCGGTCATCCCCGTGATACTGCCCAACGGCTACATCGCAGAGACTGCCGACGTCGAAGCTGCCAAGGAACAGCACTTCCAACTGGTGGCGAAGGCTCAAGCAGCAGTAGCCAGAGCCCAAGAGAGAGCCAGTTCAAAGAAGTACGGATACTCAGGGACGTACACTCGAGAGGACGATGGAGGTCAGGATTATGAGGAACCTGAGCAAAACTACAACCAAGTGTACCGTCCTGCCCCTCAGGCACCCTTGTTCAGCCCTCCCCGCAAGCCTTACCAGGGCCCCCCAGTCGTACCCGTGGTGCTACCCTCAGGCCACATCGCCGACACCGCTGAGGTTGCTGCCGCGAAGATCTCCCACCTCCAACAGCTCCTGGATGCCGCCCAGAAGTCTCAGCCCCAACAGCGGTACCACACATCTGTATAA
- the LOC124361079 gene encoding fibroin heavy chain-like: MDGNCRGGPGGAARRRGRSVLHSLSLLGGLNGGQGRPWSVVFILTLRKRSTVTDIIRMYTVVVLVATVALFAQSGRASPSGAHYGGGAAGYGGAGYAGAGYAGAGYGAAGYGAGYGAGYDGPKYHGPQALPVVLADGHIADTHEVAAAKSAHLAAVAKAAAHSGYGGYAGGYDDGSYYDGAGHGAGYGAGAGHAAGLAGYAAGAGYAGAGYGAGAGYGAGAGYGAAGHGAYDGPKYNGPLAVPVVLADGHIADTHEVAAAKGAHLTAVAKAKALTHASGYAGDGYGYGAGAGYGGAGYGAGAGYGGAGYAGAGYAGAGYAGAGYAGHGGAGYGAGAAYHGPTAKPVVLPSGYLADTHEVAALKGAHLGALAKASHSHAGWAPSGHGYH; this comes from the exons ATGGACG GAAACTGTCGAGGCGGGCctggcggcgcggcgcggcggcgcGGGAGGAGCGTGTTGCACTCTCTTTCTCTGTTAGGGGGGCTGAACGGGGGCCAGGGCCGGCCTTGGAGTGTTGTATTTATACTGACGCTGAGGAAGCGCTCCACAGTCACCGACATCATCAGGATGTACACCGTG GTAGTTTTAGTGGCCACTGTCGCCCTGTTCGCCCAGTCCGGACGGGCATCCCCCAGTGGAGCGCACTACGGCGGTGGTGCAGCTGGTTACGGAGGAGCAGGTTACGCAGGAGCAGGTTACGCTGGAGCAGGCTACGGGGCAGCAGGCTATGGTGCGGGCTATGGAGCAGGCTACGATGGACCCAAGTACCACGGACCTCAAGCCCTGCCTGTAGTGTTGGCCGACGGTCACATTGCGGACACCCACGAAGTAGCCGCGGCTAAGAGCGCCCACCTGGCAGCTGTAGCCAAGGCAGCCGCTCACAGTGGATATGGAGGGTACGCAGGAGGATACGATGACGGTAGCTACTATGATGGTGCAGGACATGGAGCAGGATACGGTGCTGGAGCTGGACACGCTGCTGGACTTGCCGGATACGCTGCTGGAGCTGGATATGCCGGAGCTGGATACGGTGCTGGAGCTGGATATGGTGCTGGAGCTGGGTACGGTGCTGCTGGACACGGAGCTTATGACGGACCGAAATATAATGGACCTCTCGCCGTCCCTGTGGTTCTTGCCGACGGACACATCGCAGACACTCATGAGGTAGCGGCCGCCAAGGGTGCCCATCTCACTGCTGTCGCTAAAGCCAAGGCTCTCACCCATGCTTCTGGTTACGCCGGCGACGGCTACGGATATGGTGCAGGAGCTGGATACGGAGGAGCTGGATATGGTGCAGGAGCCGGATACGGAGGAGCTGGATATGCTGGAGCAGGATACGCTGGAGCTGGATACGCAGGAGCTGGATATGCCGGTCACGGTGGTGCTGGGTACGGCGCTGGGGCTGCATACCACGGTCCTACAGCCAAGCCAGTTGTCCTCCCTTCTGGTTATCTGGCCGACACCCATGAGGTAGCCGCTCTCAAAGGAGCTCATCTCGGCGCCTTGGCTAAGGCCTCCCATAGTCACGCCGGGTGGGCTCCCAGCGGCCATGGTTACCACTAA
- the LOC124359685 gene encoding cuticle protein 2-like has protein sequence MQSLVALLLATVVAASANPYGWHGYPYYGYGGLASPVVLPSGYLADTPEVAAAKATHSARLATAAAAAAAAPDYDGYGGPVVTPAGYLADTPEVAAAKARHFAELAKAGAGVYAPYAGYPYGAYPYGHGYAAGHEGQYVPDQNGW, from the exons ATGCAGTCCCTG GTTGCACTTTTGTTGGCGACAGTTGTAGCAGCATCTGCTAACCCCTATGGGTGGCACGGATACCCTTACTACGGATATGGTGGCCTAGCAAGCCCCGTGGTACTGCCATCAGGGTACCTGGCTGACACCCCCGAGGTTGCCGCCGCCAAGGCCACCCACTCCGCTCGTCTGGCCACCGCCGCCGCCGCCGCTGCCGCCGCCCCCGACTACGATGGTTACGGTGGTCCCGTCGTCACCCCCGCTGGTTACCTTGCTGATACACCCGAGGTCGCAGCTGCCAAGGCTAGGCACTTCGCAGAGCTCGCCAAAGCTGGTGCTGGGGTCTACGCTCCTTACGCTGGCTATCCTTATGGTGCCTACCCTTACGGCCATGGCTACGCCGCCGGCCACGAAGGCCAGTACGTCCCAGACCAGAACGGATGGTAG